One Paroedura picta isolate Pp20150507F chromosome 16, Ppicta_v3.0, whole genome shotgun sequence genomic region harbors:
- the LOC143826133 gene encoding histone H4 has protein sequence MSGRGKGGKGLGKGGAKRHRKVLRDNIQGITKPAIRRLARRGGVKRISGLIYEETRGVLKVFLENVIRDAVTYTEHAKRKTVTAMDVVYALKRQGRTLYGFGG, from the coding sequence ATGTCCGGGCGCGGCAAAGGCGGGaagggcctggggaaggggggcgcgAAGCGGCACCGCAAAGTGCTGCGGGACAACATCCAGGGCATCACCAAGCCCGCCATCCGCCGCCTGGCTCGGCGCGGGGGCGTGAAGCGCATCTCGGGCTTGATCTACGAGGAGACCCGCGGGGTGCTGAAGGTCTTCCTGGAGAACGTGATCCGCGACGCCGTGACCTACACCGAGCACGCCAAGAGGAAGACGGTCACCGCCATGGACGTGGTCTACGCGCTTAAGCGCCAGGGCCGCACTCTCTACGGCTTCGGCGGCTGA
- the LOC143826117 gene encoding zymogen granule membrane protein 16-like isoform X2, whose protein sequence is MFRFALLAFLCGVTVISAEAIKKRSASHSGEYGGNSGARFSHAINQLEGTITAIRVRVSSSYITGIQVRYGREWSDYVGGTSGELHHVMLHQGEDITQVSGMADSYLRRLEFRTSLGRIFSFGTYTGTSFSGISVFPSSVLSYISGRADSSYVYAISFHWITKRARGTLLMAQ, encoded by the exons ATGTTCCGTTTTGCCCTCCTTGCATTCTTGTGTGGGGTCACCGTCATCAGTGCAG AGGCGATTAAGAAACGCTCTGCTTCCCATTCTGGTGAATATGGGGGGAACTCTGGAGCGCGTTTCTCACACGCCATAAACCAGCTAGAAGGAACTATAACGGCCATCCGGGTCCGGGTCTCCTCTTCATACATTACGGG cATCCAGGTCCGTTACGGGCGAGAATGGAGCGATTACGTAGGCGGCACCTCGGGAGAACTGCATCACGTCATGCTCCACCAGGGAGAGGACATTACCCAGGTCTCGGGGATGGCTGACTCGTATCTCCGCAGACTTGAATTCCGTACCAGCCTCGGGCGGATCTTTTCTTTTGGGACTTACACGGGCACCTCGTTCAGTGGGATTTCGGTCTTCCCCAGTTCTGTCCTGAGCTACATAAGTGGCCGCGCTGATTCCTCCTATGTGTATGCGATCAGTTTCCACTGGATTACTAAACGTGCCAGAGGAACTCTGTTGATGGCACAATGA
- the LOC143826117 gene encoding zymogen granule membrane protein 16-like isoform X1 → MAKRYHDKHIGWRRQVDTRRMFRFALLAFLCGVTVISAEAIKKRSASHSGEYGGNSGARFSHAINQLEGTITAIRVRVSSSYITGIQVRYGREWSDYVGGTSGELHHVMLHQGEDITQVSGMADSYLRRLEFRTSLGRIFSFGTYTGTSFSGISVFPSSVLSYISGRADSSYVYAISFHWITKRARGTLLMAQ, encoded by the exons ATGGCAAAGAGATACCACGATAAGCACATTGGCTGGAGAAGGCAGGTGGACACCCGAAG GATGTTCCGTTTTGCCCTCCTTGCATTCTTGTGTGGGGTCACCGTCATCAGTGCAG AGGCGATTAAGAAACGCTCTGCTTCCCATTCTGGTGAATATGGGGGGAACTCTGGAGCGCGTTTCTCACACGCCATAAACCAGCTAGAAGGAACTATAACGGCCATCCGGGTCCGGGTCTCCTCTTCATACATTACGGG cATCCAGGTCCGTTACGGGCGAGAATGGAGCGATTACGTAGGCGGCACCTCGGGAGAACTGCATCACGTCATGCTCCACCAGGGAGAGGACATTACCCAGGTCTCGGGGATGGCTGACTCGTATCTCCGCAGACTTGAATTCCGTACCAGCCTCGGGCGGATCTTTTCTTTTGGGACTTACACGGGCACCTCGTTCAGTGGGATTTCGGTCTTCCCCAGTTCTGTCCTGAGCTACATAAGTGGCCGCGCTGATTCCTCCTATGTGTATGCGATCAGTTTCCACTGGATTACTAAACGTGCCAGAGGAACTCTGTTGATGGCACAATGA